A stretch of the Azorhizobium caulinodans ORS 571 genome encodes the following:
- a CDS encoding TrmH family RNA methyltransferase, with the protein MSDRPERPPFRSAGRPFAAKGGARPFPPKRKGGPGRPPAWEGENDVALLYGWHTVSEALANPARRFRKILATENAANRLQEEGFPLPVAPEIVRPSEIDKLLGSDAVHQGLLAEAEHLPSPPLKKVAKSDLVLVLDQITDPHNVGAIVRSAAAFAVGAIVTTARHSPVATGVLAKSASGGLEHVPFCLVTNLARALEELKASGMLVVGLDSEGPADLEDTAMRPPMALVLGAEGKGLRQLTRETCDVLARIDLPGAIKSLNVSNAAALSLGIARRALKRAG; encoded by the coding sequence ATGTCCGATCGTCCCGAACGCCCGCCCTTCCGCTCCGCCGGCCGCCCCTTCGCGGCCAAAGGCGGTGCCCGCCCCTTTCCGCCCAAGCGCAAGGGCGGCCCCGGCCGCCCGCCGGCCTGGGAGGGCGAGAATGACGTGGCCCTGCTCTATGGCTGGCATACGGTGAGCGAGGCGCTGGCCAATCCGGCGCGGCGCTTCCGCAAGATCCTCGCCACGGAGAACGCCGCCAACCGCCTGCAGGAGGAGGGCTTCCCCCTCCCCGTCGCGCCGGAGATCGTGCGCCCTTCCGAGATCGACAAGCTGCTCGGTTCGGACGCGGTGCATCAGGGCCTGCTGGCGGAGGCCGAACACCTGCCCTCCCCGCCCCTCAAGAAGGTGGCGAAGTCGGACCTCGTTCTGGTGCTCGACCAGATCACCGATCCGCACAATGTGGGCGCCATCGTGCGCTCCGCCGCCGCCTTTGCGGTGGGCGCCATCGTCACCACGGCCCGCCACAGCCCCGTCGCCACCGGCGTGCTGGCGAAAAGCGCCTCCGGCGGGCTGGAACACGTGCCCTTCTGCCTCGTGACCAACCTCGCCCGGGCGCTCGAGGAACTGAAGGCCTCCGGCATGCTCGTGGTGGGCCTCGACAGCGAAGGTCCGGCCGATCTCGAGGACACGGCCATGCGCCCGCCGATGGCACTGGTGCTGGGCGCGGAAGGCAAGGGCCTGCGGCAGCTGACGCGGGAGACCTGCGACGTGCTCGCCCGCATCGACCTGCCCGGCGCCATCAAGAGCCTCAACGTCTCCAATGCCGCCGCCCTGTCGCTCGGCATCGCCCGCCGCGCCCTGAAGCGCGCCGGCTGA
- a CDS encoding molybdate ABC transporter substrate-binding protein, whose product MPATPPLRTFARRASALCLPALALGLALLSGHPAAAAELKVLTTGAFKPVVADTAKRFSQSTGTQVTVDNDTAGALVKRVEGGENFDVLILTPAALAALQKSERVGLGTVVPLAKVGIGVAVKAGAPKPDVSTPDAFKAALLAARKVAMIDPASGGSSGIYLTGLFEKMGIADEVKAKAVLVPGGLVATRVVSGEADLAIHQVSEILAVPGAELVAPLPAAIQNYTVYAGALAPNPSNADTAASFLALLAAPDMAPMLAAKGMEKP is encoded by the coding sequence ATGCCCGCGACCCCGCCCCTCCGGACATTCGCCCGCCGCGCGTCCGCGCTTTGCCTGCCCGCGCTCGCGCTCGGCCTCGCCCTGCTGTCCGGCCACCCGGCCGCGGCCGCCGAGCTGAAGGTCCTCACCACGGGCGCCTTCAAGCCGGTGGTTGCCGACACCGCCAAACGATTCTCGCAGAGCACCGGCACGCAGGTGACTGTGGATAACGACACCGCCGGCGCCCTGGTGAAGCGCGTGGAAGGCGGCGAGAATTTCGACGTACTCATCCTCACGCCCGCCGCGCTCGCCGCCTTGCAGAAGTCGGAGCGCGTGGGGCTGGGCACGGTGGTTCCGCTCGCCAAGGTCGGCATCGGCGTCGCGGTTAAGGCCGGCGCGCCGAAGCCCGACGTCTCGACCCCCGACGCCTTCAAGGCGGCCCTGCTGGCCGCCCGCAAGGTGGCGATGATCGATCCGGCCTCCGGCGGATCGAGCGGCATCTATCTGACCGGGCTGTTCGAGAAGATGGGCATCGCGGACGAGGTGAAGGCCAAGGCCGTTCTCGTGCCGGGCGGCCTCGTCGCCACCCGCGTCGTGTCCGGCGAGGCGGACCTTGCCATCCATCAGGTGAGCGAGATCCTTGCCGTGCCAGGCGCCGAACTGGTGGCCCCCCTGCCGGCCGCCATCCAGAACTACACGGTTTATGCGGGCGCGCTCGCCCCCAATCCCTCCAATGCCGACACCGCCGCCTCCTTCCTCGCGCTGCTGGCCGCGCCCGACATGGCACCGATGCTCGCCGCCAAGGGGATGGAGAAGCCGTAA
- the tuf gene encoding elongation factor Tu, giving the protein MAKAKFERNKPHCNIGTIGHVDHGKTSLTAAITKVLAETSGGATFTAYDQIDKAPEEKARGITISTAHVEYETQNRHYAHVDCPGHADYVKNMITGAAQMDGAILVVSAADGPMPQTREHILLARQVGVPALVVFLNKCDMVDDPELLELVELEVRELLSKYDFPGDDIPIVRGSALCALENKSPELGAEAILKLMAEVDKYIPQPERPVDQPFLMPIEDVFSISGRGTVVTGRVERGIVKVGDEVEIVGIRPTVKTTVTGIEMFRKLLDQGQAGDNVGVLLRGTKREDVERGQVVCKPGSVKPHTKFKAEAYILTKEEGGRHTPFFTNYRPQFYFRTTDVTGVVTLPEGTEMVMPGDNISVDVQLIVPIAMEEKLRFAIREGGRTVGAGVVASIIE; this is encoded by the coding sequence ATGGCCAAAGCTAAGTTTGAACGTAACAAGCCGCACTGCAACATTGGCACCATCGGCCACGTTGACCACGGCAAGACCTCTCTGACGGCCGCGATCACGAAGGTGCTCGCCGAGACGTCGGGTGGCGCGACCTTCACCGCCTACGACCAGATCGACAAGGCGCCGGAAGAGAAGGCGCGCGGCATCACGATCTCGACGGCGCACGTCGAGTACGAGACGCAGAACCGCCACTATGCGCACGTGGACTGCCCCGGCCACGCCGACTATGTGAAGAACATGATCACCGGCGCGGCGCAGATGGACGGCGCGATCCTGGTGGTGTCCGCCGCCGACGGCCCGATGCCGCAGACCCGCGAGCACATCCTGCTCGCCCGTCAGGTCGGCGTGCCGGCGCTGGTGGTGTTCCTGAACAAGTGCGACATGGTCGACGATCCGGAGCTTCTTGAGCTGGTCGAGCTCGAGGTCCGCGAGCTTCTGTCCAAGTACGACTTCCCCGGCGACGACATCCCGATCGTGCGCGGCTCTGCCCTGTGCGCGCTCGAGAACAAGTCTCCCGAGCTCGGCGCCGAAGCCATCCTGAAGCTGATGGCCGAGGTGGACAAGTATATCCCGCAGCCGGAGCGTCCGGTTGACCAGCCCTTCCTGATGCCGATCGAAGACGTGTTCTCGATCTCCGGCCGCGGCACCGTGGTGACCGGCCGTGTCGAGCGCGGCATCGTGAAGGTGGGCGACGAAGTGGAGATCGTCGGCATCCGCCCGACGGTGAAGACCACCGTCACCGGCATCGAGATGTTCCGCAAGCTGCTCGACCAGGGCCAGGCCGGCGACAACGTCGGCGTGCTGCTGCGCGGTACGAAGCGCGAGGACGTGGAGCGTGGCCAGGTGGTGTGCAAGCCGGGTTCGGTGAAGCCGCACACCAAGTTCAAGGCCGAAGCCTACATCCTGACGAAGGAAGAGGGCGGCCGTCATACGCCGTTCTTCACCAACTACCGCCCGCAGTTCTACTTCCGCACGACGGACGTGACCGGCGTGGTGACGCTGCCCGAAGGCACCGAGATGGTGATGCCGGGCGACAACATCTCGGTGGACGTGCAGCTGATCGTCCCGATCGCGATGGAAGAGAAGCTCCGCTTCGCCATCCGTGAGGGCGGCCGCACCGTCGGCGCCGGCGTCGTCGCCTCCATCATCGAGTGA
- the secE gene encoding preprotein translocase subunit SecE — protein MAKNSPVEFFQQVRTETAKVTWPSRRETLITTAMVFVMVLLASIFFLVVDQILRFGVSQILSIGH, from the coding sequence ATGGCAAAGAACAGTCCCGTGGAGTTCTTCCAGCAGGTCCGCACCGAGACGGCGAAGGTGACCTGGCCGTCCCGGCGCGAGACGCTGATCACCACCGCCATGGTCTTCGTCATGGTGCTGCTGGCGTCCATCTTCTTCCTGGTCGTGGACCAGATCCTGCGATTCGGCGTCAGCCAGATCCTCAGCATCGGCCATTGA
- the nusG gene encoding transcription termination/antitermination protein NusG has protein sequence MAKRWYIVHAYSNFEKKVADSIREQAEQRNLTDLFEQILVPTEKVVEVRRGRKVDTERKFFPGYVLVKMDLTDEAFHLIKNTPKVTGFLGADNKPMPISENEAMRILQQVQEGIERPKPSISYEVGETVKVSDGPFATFNGIVEEVDESRSRLKVAVSIFGRATPVELEFGQVEKV, from the coding sequence ATGGCTAAGCGTTGGTACATCGTCCACGCCTATTCCAACTTCGAGAAGAAGGTGGCGGACTCAATTCGCGAGCAGGCGGAGCAGCGCAACCTCACCGACCTGTTCGAGCAGATCCTCGTGCCCACCGAGAAGGTGGTCGAGGTGCGTCGCGGCCGGAAGGTCGATACCGAGCGCAAGTTCTTCCCCGGCTACGTGCTGGTGAAGATGGACCTCACCGACGAGGCCTTCCATCTCATCAAGAACACGCCGAAGGTCACCGGCTTCCTGGGCGCCGACAACAAGCCCATGCCGATTTCCGAGAACGAGGCCATGCGCATCCTGCAGCAGGTGCAGGAAGGCATCGAGCGGCCGAAGCCCTCCATCAGCTACGAGGTGGGCGAGACGGTGAAGGTGTCCGACGGTCCCTTCGCCACCTTCAACGGCATCGTCGAGGAAGTGGACGAGTCCCGTTCGCGCCTCAAGGTGGCGGTGTCCATCTTCGGCCGCGCGACCCCGGTCGAGCTCGAATTCGGGCAGGTCGAGAAGGTCTGA
- the rplK gene encoding 50S ribosomal protein L11: protein MAKKITGYVKLQVPAGSANPAPPIGPALGQRGLNIMEFCKAFNAQTAQLEKGMPIPVVITAYQDRSFTFELKTPPVSYFLKKAAGLDTKKKPGSGSKTPGKGATVGKVTRAQLAEIAEKKMKDLNCDNVASAVQMLEGSARSMGLQVEG, encoded by the coding sequence ATGGCGAAGAAAATCACCGGCTACGTCAAGCTGCAGGTGCCCGCCGGCAGCGCCAATCCGGCCCCGCCGATTGGTCCCGCGCTCGGTCAGCGCGGCCTGAACATCATGGAATTCTGCAAGGCCTTCAATGCGCAGACTGCGCAGCTCGAGAAGGGCATGCCGATTCCCGTGGTGATCACGGCCTATCAGGATCGCTCCTTCACCTTCGAGCTGAAGACCCCTCCGGTCTCCTACTTCCTGAAGAAGGCCGCCGGCCTCGACACGAAGAAGAAGCCCGGCTCCGGCTCCAAGACCCCGGGCAAGGGTGCCACCGTCGGCAAGGTCACGCGCGCCCAGCTCGCGGAGATCGCCGAGAAGAAGATGAAGGATCTGAACTGCGACAACGTCGCGTCCGCGGTCCAGATGCTCGAAGGTTCTGCCCGTTCCATGGGCCTGCAGGTTGAGGGTTGA
- the rplA gene encoding 50S ribosomal protein L1 produces MAHQGKRVRAANEGIDRLKLYPLDEALALLKARTTAKFDETIEVAINLGVDPRHADQMVRGVCNLPNGSGRTVRVAVFARGAKADEAKAAGADIVGAEDLLETIQGGTIEFDRCIATPDLMPLVGRLGKVLGPRGLMPNPKVGTVTMDVKGAVAAAKGGAVEFRVEKAGIIHGGIGKASFPADKLAENIRAFVDAVVKAKPTGAKGTYVQRVAVSSTMGPGIKVDTASVVTA; encoded by the coding sequence ATGGCTCATCAGGGAAAGCGCGTTCGCGCCGCGAATGAAGGCATTGACCGCCTGAAGCTCTATCCGCTCGACGAGGCGCTGGCGCTGCTCAAGGCCCGCACCACCGCCAAGTTCGACGAGACCATCGAGGTTGCCATCAACCTCGGCGTGGATCCCCGTCACGCCGACCAGATGGTCCGTGGCGTCTGCAACCTGCCGAACGGCTCCGGCCGTACCGTGCGCGTTGCGGTGTTCGCTCGCGGCGCCAAGGCTGACGAGGCCAAGGCCGCCGGCGCCGACATCGTGGGCGCCGAAGACCTGCTGGAGACCATCCAGGGCGGCACCATCGAGTTCGATCGCTGCATCGCGACCCCGGACCTGATGCCGCTGGTCGGTCGTCTCGGCAAGGTGCTCGGCCCGCGCGGCCTGATGCCGAACCCGAAGGTCGGCACCGTGACCATGGACGTGAAGGGCGCTGTCGCCGCTGCCAAGGGCGGCGCGGTGGAGTTCCGCGTCGAGAAGGCCGGCATCATCCACGGCGGCATCGGTAAGGCGTCGTTCCCGGCCGACAAGCTGGCCGAGAACATCCGCGCCTTCGTGGATGCGGTGGTGAAGGCCAAGCCGACCGGCGCGAAGGGCACCTACGTGCAGCGCGTCGCCGTGTCCTCGACCATGGGCCCGGGCATCAAGGTGGACACCGCCTCGGTCGTCACGGCCTGA
- the rplJ gene encoding 50S ribosomal protein L10 — translation MDRAEKQELVTTLSEVFKSTSVVVVAHYSGLTVAQMSKLRRQMKAEGATVKVAKNRLAKIALEGSDVAHVATLLKGPTIIAYSSDPVAAPKVAVEFAKANDKFVILGGAMGKTALNADGVKALATMPSLDELRAKLVGLIQAPATKIAQLSTAPAAKLARVFGAYAKQNEAA, via the coding sequence GTGGATCGAGCGGAAAAACAAGAGCTCGTCACGACACTGTCCGAAGTGTTCAAGAGCACTTCGGTTGTCGTGGTGGCCCACTATTCCGGCCTCACCGTGGCCCAGATGTCGAAACTCCGTCGGCAGATGAAGGCTGAAGGTGCGACCGTGAAGGTGGCGAAGAACCGCCTCGCCAAGATCGCTCTGGAAGGCTCCGACGTCGCTCACGTGGCGACCCTCCTCAAGGGTCCCACGATCATCGCTTATTCGAGCGATCCGGTAGCGGCGCCGAAGGTTGCCGTCGAGTTTGCCAAGGCGAACGACAAGTTCGTCATCCTTGGCGGCGCGATGGGCAAGACGGCCCTGAATGCAGACGGTGTGAAGGCTCTGGCCACCATGCCGTCCCTGGACGAACTGCGTGCCAAGCTCGTCGGCCTTATCCAGGCCCCGGCGACCAAGATTGCGCAGCTGTCCACCGCGCCGGCGGCGAAGCTCGCCCGCGTGTTCGGGGCCTATGCCAAGCAGAACGAAGCCGCGTGA
- the rplL gene encoding 50S ribosomal protein L7/L12 — protein MADLTKLVDELSSLTVLEAAELAKLLEEKWGVSAAAAVAVAAAPAAGGAAAAVEEQTEFTVVLANAGDKKIEVIKEVRAITGLGLKEAKDLVEGAPKPVKEGVAKDEAEKLKAQLEKAGAKVELK, from the coding sequence ATGGCTGACCTGACCAAGCTCGTCGACGAGCTGTCCTCCCTGACCGTCCTCGAGGCCGCCGAGCTCGCGAAGCTCCTCGAAGAGAAGTGGGGCGTCTCCGCCGCTGCCGCTGTTGCGGTTGCGGCCGCTCCGGCTGCCGGCGGCGCTGCCGCGGCTGTCGAAGAGCAGACCGAGTTCACCGTTGTCCTGGCCAACGCCGGCGACAAGAAGATCGAGGTCATCAAGGAAGTCCGCGCCATCACCGGCCTCGGCCTCAAGGAAGCCAAGGACCTGGTGGAAGGCGCTCCGAAGCCCGTCAAGGAAGGCGTGGCCAAGGACGAGGCCGAGAAGCTCAAGGCCCAGCTCGAGAAGGCTGGCGCCAAGGTCGAGCTCAAGTGA
- the rpoB gene encoding DNA-directed RNA polymerase subunit beta: MAQTFTGRKRIRKFFGKIKEVAEMPNLIEVQKASYDQFLQIEEPKGGRADDGLQAVFKSVFPISDFSGAAMLEFVRYEFEPPKYDVDECRQRGMTFAAPLKVTLRLIVFDVDPDTGAKSVKDIKEQDVYTGDIPLMTMNGTFIVNGTERVIVSQMHRSPGVFFDHDKGKTHSSGKLLFAARIIPYRGSWLDIEFDAKDIVYARIDRRRKIPVTSLLFALGLDSEEILNTFYEKILYTRAKDGWRMPFDPKRMKGYKAVADLIDADTGEVVVEAGKKLTVRAARQLVEKGLKALKISDDEMVGQYIGEDIVNVHTGEIYAEAGEEITEKVLKTLGDAGFDEIPVLDIDHINTGAYIRNTLSADKNSSREEALFDIYRVMRPGEPPTLDSAQAMFHSLFFDAERYDLSAVGRVKMNMRLDLDAEDTVRILRREDILAVIKTLVELRDGKGEIDDIDHLGNRRVRSVGELMENQYRVGLLRMERAIKERMSSVDIDTVMPQDLINAKPVAAAVREFFGSSQLSQFMDQTNPLSEITHKRRLSALGPGGLTRERAGFEVRDVHPTHYGRICPIETPEGPNIGLINSLATFARVNKYGFIEAPYRRVVDGRVTDEVVYLSAMEEGKYYVAQANVPLDTDGRFQEDLVICRHAGDVLVVSPDRVDFMDVSPKQLVSVAAALIPFLENDDANRALMGSNMQRQAVPLVRSQAPLVGTGMEAVVARDSGAAIAARRAGVIDQVDATRIVIRATGETDPSKSGVDIYRLMKFQRSNQSTCINQRPLVRVGDVVKKGDIIADGPSTELGELALGRNVLVAFMPWNGYNYEDSILLSENIVKEDVFTSIHIEEFEAMARDTKLGPEEITRDIPNVSEEALKNLDEAGIVYIGAEVRAGDILVGKITPKGESPMTPEEKLLRAIFGEKAADVRDTSLRLPPGTTGTIVEVRVFNRHGVDKDERALAIEREEIERLAKDRDDEQAILDRNVYGRLSEMLVGKVAIAGPKAFKKDTEITKDALGEYPRSQWWLFAVADDALMSELEAIRAQYDESKKRLEQRFLDKVEKLQRGDELPPGVMKMVKVFVAVKRKIQPGDKMAGRHGNKGVVSRIVPVEDMPFLEDGTNVDIVLNPLGVPSRMNVGQILETHLGWACAGLGRQVAAAVDAYYGSKDQQVLRNALVKVYGPDDIEVLDEKQITELGENLRKGVPMATPVFDGAHEADIEEHLEKAGLNPSGQSTLFDGRTGEPFDRKVTVGYIYMLKLHHLVDDKIHARSIGPYSLVTQQPLGGKAQFGGQRFGEMEVWALEAYGAAYTLQEMLTVKSDDVAGRTKVYEAIVRGEDTFESGIPESFNVLVKEMRSLGLNVELLNSKTGRQTNPGTRENLPAAE; encoded by the coding sequence ATGGCGCAAACGTTCACCGGTCGCAAGCGGATCCGCAAATTCTTCGGCAAGATCAAGGAAGTCGCAGAGATGCCGAACCTCATCGAGGTTCAGAAGGCGTCCTATGACCAGTTCCTGCAGATCGAAGAGCCGAAGGGCGGTCGCGCGGACGACGGTCTCCAGGCAGTGTTCAAGTCGGTGTTCCCGATTTCCGACTTCTCGGGCGCTGCGATGCTGGAGTTCGTGCGCTACGAGTTCGAGCCCCCGAAGTATGACGTGGACGAGTGCCGCCAGCGCGGCATGACGTTTGCCGCGCCGCTGAAGGTGACGCTGCGCCTCATCGTGTTCGATGTGGATCCGGATACCGGCGCCAAGTCGGTGAAGGACATCAAGGAGCAGGACGTCTACACCGGCGACATTCCGCTGATGACCATGAACGGCACGTTCATCGTCAACGGCACGGAGCGCGTCATCGTCTCGCAGATGCACCGCTCGCCGGGCGTGTTCTTCGATCACGACAAGGGCAAGACCCACTCCTCGGGCAAGCTCCTGTTCGCCGCCCGCATCATTCCCTATCGCGGTTCCTGGCTCGACATCGAGTTCGACGCCAAGGACATCGTGTATGCGCGCATCGACCGTCGCCGCAAGATCCCGGTGACGAGCCTGCTGTTCGCCCTCGGCCTCGATTCCGAGGAGATTCTGAACACCTTCTACGAGAAGATCCTCTACACCCGCGCGAAGGACGGCTGGCGCATGCCGTTCGATCCCAAGCGGATGAAGGGCTACAAGGCGGTCGCCGACCTCATCGACGCCGACACCGGCGAAGTGGTGGTCGAGGCCGGCAAGAAGCTGACCGTGCGCGCCGCCCGCCAGCTCGTGGAGAAGGGCCTCAAGGCCCTCAAGATCTCCGACGACGAGATGGTCGGCCAGTACATCGGCGAGGACATCGTCAACGTCCACACCGGCGAGATCTATGCCGAGGCGGGCGAGGAGATCACCGAGAAGGTCCTGAAGACCCTCGGCGACGCCGGCTTCGACGAGATTCCGGTCCTCGACATCGACCATATCAACACCGGCGCCTACATCCGCAACACGCTGTCGGCGGACAAGAATTCCTCCCGCGAGGAAGCCCTGTTCGACATCTACCGCGTGATGCGCCCCGGCGAGCCCCCGACGCTCGACAGCGCCCAGGCGATGTTCCACTCGCTGTTCTTCGACGCCGAGCGCTATGACCTCTCCGCGGTCGGCCGCGTGAAGATGAACATGCGCCTCGACCTCGACGCCGAGGACACCGTGCGCATCCTGCGCCGCGAGGACATCCTGGCCGTCATCAAGACGCTGGTGGAGCTGCGCGACGGCAAGGGCGAGATCGACGACATCGACCACCTCGGCAACCGCCGTGTGCGCTCGGTCGGCGAGCTCATGGAGAACCAGTACCGCGTCGGTCTGCTGCGCATGGAGCGCGCCATCAAGGAGCGCATGTCGTCCGTCGACATCGACACCGTGATGCCGCAGGACCTCATCAATGCGAAGCCCGTGGCGGCTGCGGTGCGCGAGTTCTTCGGCTCCTCCCAGCTCTCGCAGTTCATGGACCAGACCAACCCGCTGTCCGAGATCACGCACAAGCGTCGTCTCTCGGCCCTCGGCCCGGGCGGTCTGACCCGCGAGCGCGCCGGCTTCGAGGTGCGCGACGTGCACCCGACGCATTACGGCCGCATCTGCCCGATCGAGACGCCGGAAGGCCCGAACATCGGCCTCATCAACTCGCTGGCGACCTTCGCCCGCGTGAACAAGTACGGCTTCATCGAGGCGCCCTACCGCCGCGTCGTGGACGGCCGGGTCACCGACGAGGTGGTCTATCTCTCCGCCATGGAGGAGGGGAAGTACTACGTCGCGCAGGCCAACGTGCCGCTCGATACGGACGGCCGCTTCCAGGAAGACCTCGTGATCTGCCGCCACGCCGGCGACGTGCTCGTGGTCTCCCCGGATCGCGTGGACTTCATGGACGTGTCGCCGAAGCAGCTCGTGTCGGTGGCCGCGGCGCTCATCCCGTTCCTTGAGAACGACGACGCGAACCGCGCGCTCATGGGCTCGAACATGCAGCGTCAGGCCGTGCCGCTGGTGCGCTCGCAGGCGCCGCTGGTCGGGACGGGCATGGAAGCGGTGGTCGCCCGCGACTCGGGCGCCGCCATCGCCGCCCGCCGCGCCGGCGTCATCGACCAGGTGGACGCGACCCGTATCGTGATCCGCGCGACGGGCGAGACCGACCCGTCGAAGTCGGGCGTCGACATCTATCGCCTGATGAAGTTCCAGCGCTCCAACCAGTCCACCTGCATCAACCAGCGTCCGCTGGTGCGCGTGGGCGACGTGGTGAAGAAGGGCGACATCATCGCTGACGGTCCCTCGACCGAGCTCGGCGAGCTGGCGCTCGGCCGGAACGTGCTCGTCGCGTTCATGCCGTGGAACGGCTACAACTACGAAGACTCTATTCTCCTCTCCGAGAACATCGTGAAGGAGGACGTCTTCACCTCGATCCATATCGAGGAGTTCGAGGCCATGGCCCGCGACACGAAGCTGGGCCCGGAGGAAATCACCCGCGACATTCCGAACGTCTCGGAAGAAGCGCTGAAGAACCTCGACGAAGCCGGCATCGTGTACATCGGCGCGGAAGTCCGCGCCGGCGACATCCTGGTGGGCAAGATCACCCCCAAGGGCGAAAGCCCGATGACGCCGGAAGAGAAGCTTCTGCGCGCCATCTTCGGTGAGAAGGCCGCCGACGTCCGCGACACTTCGCTCCGCCTGCCTCCGGGCACGACGGGCACGATCGTGGAAGTGCGCGTGTTCAACCGCCACGGCGTCGACAAGGACGAGCGTGCGCTGGCCATCGAGCGCGAGGAGATCGAGCGTCTCGCCAAGGACCGCGACGACGAGCAGGCGATCCTCGACCGCAACGTCTACGGCCGTCTCTCCGAGATGCTCGTGGGCAAGGTGGCCATCGCCGGCCCGAAGGCTTTCAAGAAGGACACCGAGATCACCAAGGACGCGCTGGGTGAGTATCCCCGCTCGCAGTGGTGGCTGTTCGCGGTGGCCGACGACGCCCTGATGAGCGAGCTTGAGGCGATCCGCGCCCAGTATGACGAGTCCAAGAAGCGCCTTGAACAGCGCTTCCTGGACAAGGTCGAGAAGCTGCAGCGAGGCGACGAACTGCCCCCCGGCGTGATGAAGATGGTCAAGGTCTTCGTCGCGGTGAAGCGCAAGATCCAGCCGGGCGACAAGATGGCCGGCCGTCACGGCAACAAGGGTGTCGTGTCGCGCATCGTGCCGGTCGAGGACATGCCGTTCCTTGAGGACGGCACCAATGTCGACATCGTGCTGAACCCGCTCGGCGTGCCGAGCCGCATGAACGTCGGCCAGATCCTCGAGACGCATCTGGGCTGGGCCTGCGCCGGCCTCGGCCGCCAGGTGGCGGCTGCGGTGGACGCCTATTACGGCTCCAAGGACCAGCAGGTCCTGCGCAACGCGCTCGTGAAGGTCTACGGTCCGGACGACATCGAAGTCCTGGACGAGAAGCAGATCACCGAGCTCGGCGAAAACCTGCGCAAGGGTGTGCCCATGGCCACCCCGGTCTTCGACGGCGCCCACGAAGCGGACATCGAGGAGCATCTGGAGAAGGCGGGGCTCAACCCCTCGGGCCAGTCGACGCTCTTCGACGGCCGCACCGGCGAGCCCTTCGACCGTAAGGTCACCGTCGGCTACATCTACATGCTGAAGCTGCACCATCTCGTGGACGACAAGATCCACGCGCGGTCCATCGGTCCCTACTCGCTCGTCACCCAGCAGCCGCTGGGCGGTAAGGCGCAGTTCGGCGGCCAGCGCTTCGGCGAAATGGAGGTGTGGGCGCTCGAGGCTTACGGCGCGGCGTACACGCTCCAGGAGATGCTCACCGTCAAGTCGGACGACGTGGCCGGCCGTACCAAGGTGTACGAGGCCATCGTCCGCGGCGAGGACACCTTCGAGAGCGGCATTCCGGAGAGCTTCAACGTGCTCGTGAAGGAAATGCGTTCGCTGGGTCTCAATGTGGAGCTGCTGAACTCCAAGACCGGGCGCCAGACCAATCCTGGCACGCGTGAGAATCTGCCCGCGGCCGAGTGA